One segment of Pantoea sp. Lij88 DNA contains the following:
- a CDS encoding DedA family protein, whose product MGVLHEIVQALWHQDFAALANPDVVWVVYGVMFLTLFLENGLLPASFLPGDSLLLLAGAMVAKGVMDFVPTMVILTTAASLGCWLSYLQGRWLGNTRLVKSWLMHLPAQYHQRAWNMFNRHGLMALLVGRFLAFIRTILPTMAGIAGLQNGRFQLFNWLSGVLWVGIVVTFGYGISQVPFIKRHEDQVMAVLMILPMVLLVLGLFGSILVIWKQRRQKRA is encoded by the coding sequence ATGGGTGTTTTACACGAGATTGTCCAGGCGCTCTGGCATCAGGATTTTGCCGCGCTGGCAAATCCGGATGTGGTGTGGGTGGTGTACGGCGTGATGTTCCTGACGCTGTTTCTGGAAAATGGTCTGCTGCCCGCCTCTTTCCTGCCGGGCGACAGCCTGCTGCTGCTGGCAGGCGCGATGGTGGCAAAAGGGGTGATGGATTTTGTACCAACGATGGTGATCCTGACGACGGCCGCCAGCCTCGGCTGCTGGCTGAGCTATCTGCAGGGCCGCTGGCTGGGCAATACCCGGCTGGTGAAGAGCTGGCTGATGCATCTGCCCGCGCAGTATCACCAGCGCGCCTGGAACATGTTTAACCGTCACGGACTGATGGCGCTGCTGGTCGGCCGTTTCCTCGCCTTTATCCGCACTATCCTGCCGACTATGGCAGGCATTGCGGGTTTACAGAATGGTCGCTTCCAGCTGTTTAACTGGCTCAGCGGCGTGCTGTGGGTCGGGATTGTCGTGACCTTTGGCTATGGCATCAGCCAGGTGCCGTTCATCAAGCGCCATGAAGATCAGGTGATGGCGGTTCTGATGATCCTGCCGATGGTGTTGCTGGTGCTCGGCCTGTTCGGCAGTATCCTGGTCATCTGGAAACAGCGTCGCCAGAAACGCGCCTGA
- the metC gene encoding cystathionine beta-lyase, whose amino-acid sequence MTTRKIDTTLVSAGRSKRYTQGSVNSVIQRASSLVFDTVAEKKRATAGRAKGELFYGRRGTLTHFALQDAMTELEGGAGCVLYPCGAAAVANAILAFVEAGDHVLMSGAVYEPTQDFCTKILAKLQVTTGWFDHCIGSEIGELVQPHTRVVFLESPASITMEVQDIPAIVAAVRAKAPEAIIMIDNTWAAGILFNALAHGIDISIQAGTKYLIGHSDAMIGTAVANARCIDQLRENSYLMGQMVDADSAYMASRGLRTLGTRLRQHEESAIQVAEWLAARPEVARVNHPALAQSKGHEFWQRDFKGSSGLFSFILQEKLDAPQLAEYLDHFHHFSMAYSWGGYESLILANQPEELAEIRPAGGVDFTGTLVRLHIGLEHVDDLLADLEAGFARLTR is encoded by the coding sequence ATGACCACCAGAAAAATTGATACCACGCTCGTCAGTGCAGGACGCAGCAAGCGTTATACCCAGGGCTCGGTGAACAGCGTGATTCAACGGGCCTCCTCGCTGGTTTTTGATACGGTCGCGGAGAAAAAACGCGCCACCGCCGGTCGGGCAAAAGGCGAACTCTTTTATGGCCGTCGTGGCACCCTGACGCACTTCGCGTTGCAGGATGCCATGACCGAGCTGGAAGGCGGCGCAGGCTGCGTGCTTTACCCCTGCGGCGCGGCGGCCGTGGCGAACGCGATTCTGGCGTTTGTCGAAGCGGGCGACCACGTGCTGATGAGCGGCGCGGTCTATGAACCGACGCAGGACTTCTGCACGAAGATCCTGGCGAAGTTGCAGGTGACAACGGGCTGGTTCGATCACTGCATCGGCAGTGAAATCGGCGAGCTGGTCCAGCCCCATACCCGCGTTGTCTTCCTCGAATCGCCCGCCTCTATCACCATGGAAGTTCAGGATATTCCGGCGATTGTGGCGGCGGTTCGTGCTAAAGCGCCTGAAGCGATCATCATGATCGATAACACCTGGGCGGCCGGTATCTTATTTAACGCACTGGCGCACGGCATCGATATTTCGATTCAGGCTGGCACCAAATATCTGATTGGTCACAGCGATGCGATGATTGGCACCGCGGTCGCCAATGCGCGCTGCATCGATCAGCTGCGCGAGAACTCTTATCTGATGGGCCAGATGGTCGATGCCGACTCCGCCTACATGGCGAGCCGGGGTCTGCGCACGCTGGGCACCCGTCTGCGTCAGCATGAAGAGAGCGCGATTCAGGTGGCTGAGTGGCTGGCGGCGCGTCCCGAAGTGGCGCGGGTGAATCACCCGGCGCTGGCGCAAAGCAAAGGTCATGAATTCTGGCAGCGCGATTTTAAGGGCAGCAGCGGCCTGTTCTCGTTCATCCTGCAGGAAAAATTAGACGCGCCTCAGCTGGCGGAATATCTCGATCACTTCCATCATTTCAGCATGGCTTACTCCTGGGGCGGCTATGAATCGCTGATCCTGGCGAATCAGCCGGAAGAGCTGGCAGAGATTCGTCCGGCAGGCGGCGTGGATTTCACCGGCACGCTGGTGCGGCTGCATATTGGCCTGGAGCACGTTGATGACCTGCTGGCTGACCTGGAGGCCGGTTTTGCGCGCCTGACGCGTTAA
- the dkgA gene encoding 2,5-didehydrogluconate reductase DkgA, with product MADQPIIKLRDGNMMPQLGLGVWQASIEDARHAVLKALEVGYRSIDTAAAYKNEEAIGQALQETDVPREEIFVTTKLWNDDQQNVQQAMETSLEKLKLDQVDLYLMHWPCPEKDNYVDAWKKMIELQQQGLTKSIGVCNFHEAHLKRLLDETGVTPVVNQIELHPMLQQRTLHAWNALHQIQTESWSPLAQGGKGVFDQEIIKSLAKKYGKTPAQIVIRWHLDSGLVVIPKSVTPARIEENFKVFDFRLDKHEVSDIAKLDSGNRLGPDPETFN from the coding sequence ATGGCAGACCAACCCATTATCAAACTGCGCGATGGCAATATGATGCCGCAACTCGGCCTCGGTGTATGGCAGGCCAGCATTGAAGATGCGCGTCATGCAGTGCTGAAAGCGCTTGAGGTCGGCTATCGCTCAATCGATACCGCCGCCGCCTATAAGAACGAAGAAGCGATTGGTCAGGCACTGCAGGAAACCGACGTCCCGCGTGAAGAGATTTTCGTGACCACCAAACTGTGGAACGACGATCAGCAGAACGTTCAGCAGGCGATGGAAACCAGCCTGGAGAAACTGAAGCTGGATCAGGTGGATCTCTATCTGATGCACTGGCCGTGCCCGGAGAAAGACAACTATGTCGATGCCTGGAAGAAGATGATCGAACTGCAGCAGCAGGGTCTGACCAAAAGCATCGGTGTCTGTAACTTCCATGAAGCGCACCTGAAGCGCCTGCTGGATGAAACCGGTGTGACGCCAGTCGTGAACCAGATTGAGCTGCACCCGATGCTGCAGCAGCGCACGCTGCATGCCTGGAACGCACTGCATCAGATTCAGACCGAATCCTGGAGTCCGCTGGCTCAGGGCGGTAAAGGGGTCTTCGATCAGGAAATCATCAAGTCGCTGGCGAAGAAATATGGCAAGACACCGGCACAGATCGTGATCCGCTGGCATCTGGATAGTGGCCTGGTGGTGATTCCGAAGTCGGTGACGCCAGCGCGTATCGAAGAGAACTTTAAGGTGTTCGACTTCCGTCTGGATAAGCATGAAGTGAGTGATATTGCGAAACTGGACAGCGGCAATCGTCTGGGACCGGACCCGGAAACCTTCAACTAA
- a CDS encoding TRAP transporter large permease yields the protein MDALILIGSLLVLLMVGFPVAFAVGLSAFIGAWWIDLPLEAVVIQVTNGINKFSLLTIPFFILAGAIMAEGGIARRLVNFAYIFVGFIRGGLSLVNIVASTFFGAISGSSVADTASIGSVMIPQMEEKGYPRDFAAAVTASGSVQAVLTPPSHNSVIYSLATGGMVTISSLFVAGIFPGLLLGGCLMVMCLGFAHKRGYPKGERIPFRQALKIFFDAFWGLFTVVIIMGGILSGIFTASESAAIACIWAFFVTMFIYRDFKWSQLHILLFRTIKTVTIVMVLIAFAAGFGAVMTFMQLPTIITEAFTSLSDNKYVILMCINILLLVVGTLMDMAPLILILTPVLLPVATALGVDPVHFGMIMLTNLGIGLITPPVGTVLFVASAVSKQKIEQVVRAMLPFYGMLFIVLMLITYIPAISLWLPRLMGVM from the coding sequence ATGGATGCATTGATCTTGATAGGCAGTTTGCTGGTGTTGCTGATGGTGGGCTTTCCGGTCGCCTTTGCGGTGGGACTGAGCGCCTTTATCGGGGCCTGGTGGATCGACCTGCCGCTGGAAGCGGTGGTGATTCAGGTGACCAACGGAATTAACAAATTTTCGTTGCTGACCATTCCGTTCTTTATCCTCGCGGGCGCGATCATGGCGGAAGGCGGCATTGCCCGGCGGCTGGTCAATTTCGCCTATATCTTTGTCGGTTTTATTCGCGGCGGGCTGTCGCTGGTTAACATCGTCGCGTCGACCTTCTTCGGTGCCATCTCCGGGTCGTCGGTGGCGGATACGGCTTCGATTGGTTCAGTGATGATCCCGCAGATGGAGGAGAAAGGTTATCCGCGTGATTTCGCTGCTGCGGTGACGGCCAGCGGTTCGGTGCAGGCGGTGCTGACGCCCCCCAGCCACAACTCGGTGATCTACTCGCTGGCGACCGGCGGCATGGTGACCATCTCCTCGCTGTTTGTTGCCGGGATCTTCCCCGGACTGCTGCTCGGCGGTTGCCTGATGGTGATGTGCCTGGGCTTTGCCCACAAACGTGGCTATCCCAAAGGTGAACGTATTCCGTTTCGTCAGGCGCTGAAGATCTTCTTCGACGCATTCTGGGGTCTGTTTACCGTCGTGATCATCATGGGCGGGATCCTCTCCGGCATCTTTACCGCGTCGGAATCTGCGGCGATCGCCTGTATCTGGGCCTTCTTCGTCACCATGTTTATCTATCGCGACTTTAAATGGAGCCAGCTGCATATCCTGCTGTTCCGCACCATTAAAACCGTCACCATCGTGATGGTGCTGATCGCCTTCGCGGCCGGGTTCGGCGCGGTGATGACCTTTATGCAGCTGCCGACCATTATTACCGAGGCGTTCACCAGCCTCTCTGATAACAAATATGTGATTCTGATGTGCATCAACATCCTGCTGCTGGTGGTGGGCACGCTGATGGATATGGCGCCGCTGATTCTGATCCTGACGCCGGTGCTGCTGCCGGTGGCGACCGCGCTGGGGGTCGATCCGGTTCACTTCGGCATGATTATGCTGACTAACCTGGGTATCGGTCTGATTACGCCGCCGGTGGGCACCGTGCTGTTTGTGGCCAGCGCGGTGAGTAAGCAGAAGATTGAGCAGGTGGTCAGGGCGATGCTGCCGTTCTACGGCATGCTGTTCATTGTCCTGATGCTGATTACCTATATTCCCGCCATTTCGCTCTGGTTGCCGCGCCTGATGGGCGTGATGTAA
- a CDS encoding AraC family transcriptional regulator, protein MAHDALCHRLAQQVVRLMTHSHDRLCPVENVSLIYANQYRPRTPMMYQPGIVILFQGSKTGYLGSTVFQYDASKYLMLTVPLPAECETWASPEVPIAGLCLNVDTASLQDLLIEIGDDDQFQPQPQTSGIHSAWLTEPMLCAAERLLDVMTQPRDARVLGPHIVREIIYYVLTGPIGGALLSLVSRQTQFSLIARALRRIENHYAENLSVDALAAEVNMSVSAFHHNFKAVTQTSPLQYLKRYRLHQARLLMLHDGLKASAAAVRVGYESPSQFSREFKRYFGVTPGEEVNRVRQTVADPSA, encoded by the coding sequence ATGGCGCACGATGCACTGTGTCACCGGCTGGCACAGCAGGTCGTCAGGTTAATGACCCACAGTCACGACCGTCTCTGTCCAGTCGAAAATGTGTCGCTGATTTACGCGAACCAGTATCGCCCCCGTACGCCGATGATGTATCAGCCCGGCATTGTGATCCTGTTTCAGGGCAGCAAAACCGGCTATCTCGGCAGCACCGTGTTTCAGTATGACGCCAGCAAGTACCTGATGCTGACCGTGCCGCTGCCGGCAGAGTGTGAAACCTGGGCCTCGCCGGAGGTTCCGATTGCCGGACTGTGCCTTAACGTTGATACCGCCAGCCTGCAGGATTTGCTGATTGAAATCGGTGATGACGATCAATTCCAGCCGCAGCCGCAGACCTCGGGTATCCACTCGGCGTGGCTAACGGAACCGATGCTGTGTGCCGCTGAGCGACTGCTGGATGTGATGACCCAGCCACGCGATGCGCGGGTGCTGGGACCGCATATTGTGCGGGAGATTATCTACTACGTGCTGACCGGCCCGATTGGCGGCGCGCTGCTCTCACTGGTGAGCCGACAGACGCAGTTCAGCCTGATCGCGCGCGCCCTGCGACGGATTGAGAATCACTATGCGGAAAACCTCAGCGTCGATGCGCTGGCGGCGGAAGTGAACATGAGCGTCTCAGCCTTTCACCACAACTTCAAAGCGGTGACGCAGACTTCGCCGTTGCAGTATCTCAAGCGCTATCGCCTGCATCAGGCGCGATTGCTGATGCTGCACGATGGACTCAAAGCGAGTGCGGCGGCGGTGCGGGTGGGCTATGAAAGCCCCTCACAGTTTTCGCGGGAGTTTAAACGCTATTTTGGCGTGACGCCGGGGGAAGAGGTCAATCGTGTGCGGCAGACGGTAGCGGATCCGTCCGCCTGA
- a CDS encoding TRAP transporter small permease → MSAYTRLMDGLYLLCMLVAAVALLIMVTVIPIGIFARYVMNGALSWPEPVAIICMIIFTFIGAPVGLRAGTHICVSMVTDRLSPARQRLMLRVSDLLMIFTCLVIFQASYSLCEAMWVQTLASLPAVTYGEMYLPIPIGAIFTLLFVVERLLTGDQSQRPIVTLGGTH, encoded by the coding sequence ATGTCTGCTTACACGCGTCTGATGGATGGGCTTTATCTGCTCTGCATGCTGGTGGCCGCCGTGGCGCTGTTGATCATGGTGACGGTGATCCCGATTGGGATCTTCGCCCGTTACGTGATGAACGGGGCGCTCTCCTGGCCGGAACCGGTCGCGATTATCTGCATGATTATTTTTACCTTTATCGGCGCACCGGTTGGCCTGCGCGCCGGGACGCACATCTGCGTGTCGATGGTGACCGATCGCCTGTCGCCCGCCCGACAGCGCCTGATGCTGCGCGTCAGCGATCTGCTGATGATCTTCACCTGCCTGGTGATCTTCCAGGCCAGTTACAGCCTGTGCGAAGCGATGTGGGTGCAGACCCTCGCCTCACTGCCGGCGGTGACCTATGGCGAGATGTATCTGCCGATCCCGATTGGCGCGATCTTCACCCTGCTGTTCGTTGTTGAGCGCCTGCTGACCGGCGATCAGAGCCAGCGGCCGATTGTCACGCTGGGCGGCACCCACTAA